The proteins below come from a single Cylindrospermopsis raciborskii Cr2010 genomic window:
- a CDS encoding bifunctional folylpolyglutamate synthase/dihydrofolate synthase produces MSGAFNYLTVNLPSTPYLVPYYAVDSLLQPFKHFGVNLGLTRIVKLLETLNSPHRQVPIIHVAGTNGKGSVCAYLSSILTESGYKTGRYTSPHLIDWNERICINEKPIASEELTKLIERVKAVINSNEEQPTQFEIITAASWLYFAQEKVDIAVVEVGLGGRLDATNVCDQPLVTVITSISRDHWQQLGSSISDIAREKAGIIKAGCPVVIGKLPEDAKKAVICRGVELESPIMVVSPAREISPGWAEYQTVEPGGHIKAIKYPLPLKGEIQLTNSALALASLGMLQKQGWEISGQAIIKGMEKTKWPGRMQWFNWKNHQLLIDGAHNPESAEVLRNYVDSIGDRNKNITWVMGMLTTKDHKDIFRELLKTKDRLYLVPVPGSDYANLDYLKALALETCPDLDFCAIYEDIFLALNAAFGLLKTKDNTNNNRNNSTNINGPVVLCGSLYLIGHFFSQVSPAK; encoded by the coding sequence ATGAGTGGTGCGTTCAATTACCTAACTGTCAACTTGCCATCTACTCCTTACTTAGTTCCCTATTATGCCGTGGATTCTTTACTTCAACCTTTCAAGCACTTTGGTGTTAACTTAGGACTTACCCGTATTGTCAAGTTACTAGAGACCTTAAATAGTCCCCATAGACAGGTTCCCATAATTCATGTTGCGGGAACTAATGGTAAGGGTTCAGTTTGCGCCTATTTATCCTCCATTTTAACAGAGTCAGGTTACAAAACAGGTAGATACACTTCGCCTCATTTAATAGACTGGAATGAACGTATATGTATCAATGAAAAGCCCATTGCAAGTGAAGAACTAACTAAATTAATCGAAAGAGTGAAAGCTGTGATTAACTCAAATGAAGAGCAGCCCACACAATTCGAGATAATTACAGCAGCATCCTGGCTATACTTTGCCCAGGAGAAAGTGGATATAGCAGTAGTAGAAGTTGGACTGGGGGGGAGATTAGACGCTACTAATGTTTGTGATCAACCATTAGTAACAGTAATCACCTCAATTAGTAGGGATCACTGGCAGCAGCTAGGTTCAAGCATCAGTGATATTGCCAGAGAGAAGGCGGGGATCATTAAAGCTGGATGTCCGGTAGTGATAGGGAAATTGCCAGAGGATGCCAAGAAAGCAGTGATATGCAGGGGTGTAGAACTGGAAAGTCCAATTATGGTCGTATCACCTGCAAGAGAAATTAGTCCTGGGTGGGCAGAATATCAAACCGTAGAACCGGGGGGGCATATTAAAGCAATTAAATATCCATTACCATTGAAAGGGGAAATTCAACTCACTAATTCCGCTCTAGCATTAGCGAGTTTAGGAATGTTGCAAAAACAAGGATGGGAGATTTCTGGTCAAGCCATAATTAAGGGTATGGAGAAGACTAAATGGCCAGGAAGAATGCAATGGTTTAATTGGAAAAATCACCAACTGTTAATTGATGGTGCACATAATCCAGAATCAGCAGAGGTTTTGAGGAATTATGTAGACAGTATAGGAGATAGAAACAAAAATATAACTTGGGTAATGGGGATGCTAACTACAAAAGACCATAAAGATATTTTCAGAGAGCTGTTAAAGACAAAAGATAGATTATACCTAGTACCAGTACCGGGGAGTGATTATGCAAACCTAGATTATTTAAAGGCTCTGGCTTTAGAAACTTGTCCGGACTTAGATTTTTGTGCAATATATGAGGATATATTTTTGGCATTAAATGCTGCCTTTGGTTTGTTAAAAACTAAAGATAATACGAATAATAATAGAAATAATAGTACAAATATAAATGGCCCGGTTGTTTTATGTGGTTCTTTGTACTTAATTGGTCACTTCTTTTCCCAGGTTAGTCCTGCAAAATAG
- a CDS encoding ABC transporter substrate-binding protein codes for MPKIRSSKFSRLTVLGLVGLLASWVVSCTTANVGTTVEFWTMQLQPEFTSYFQGLISTFESQNPGIKVKWVDVPWAAMESKILTAVSAKTPPDVVNLNPDFAAQLAGRNAWLDLDAKVSPEVRSSYLPNIWQASTLNGKSFGIPWYLTTRITIYNTDLLKQASISKPPATYQELAQAARQIHDKTGKYAFFTTFVPQDSGEVLESLVQMGVNLVDKQEKAAFNTPEGRAGFKYWVDLYQQGLLPKECLTQGHRHAIDLYQSGETAFLASGAEFLKTIANNAPQIAKSSTIAPQITGNTGKKNVAVMNVVIPRSSKNPDAALKFALFVTNDDNQLGFAKAANVLPSTVRALSNSYFREVPANASTVEKARIISAQEMQKAQVLTPKMKDFKLLQRAIYENLQAAMLGRKTVDQAVADAAKQWDSR; via the coding sequence CGATCATCAAAATTTTCACGGCTCACTGTTTTAGGTCTAGTAGGATTACTAGCCAGCTGGGTAGTTAGTTGTACCACAGCAAATGTGGGAACGACTGTTGAATTTTGGACTATGCAACTGCAACCGGAATTCACCAGTTATTTCCAAGGTTTAATTTCCACCTTTGAATCCCAAAACCCTGGTATTAAGGTTAAATGGGTAGATGTGCCTTGGGCTGCCATGGAAAGTAAGATTTTAACGGCTGTATCCGCAAAAACCCCACCAGATGTGGTTAATTTAAACCCAGATTTTGCTGCCCAATTAGCGGGACGAAATGCCTGGTTAGATTTGGATGCCAAGGTATCACCTGAGGTTCGTTCATCCTATTTGCCAAACATATGGCAAGCCAGCACTCTTAATGGTAAGAGTTTTGGCATTCCCTGGTATTTGACCACCCGCATAACTATTTATAACACTGATTTACTCAAACAAGCAAGTATCTCTAAACCACCAGCAACCTATCAGGAACTAGCCCAAGCAGCACGACAAATTCATGACAAAACGGGCAAGTATGCCTTTTTCACCACCTTTGTTCCTCAAGACTCAGGTGAGGTTTTAGAATCTCTTGTGCAAATGGGTGTTAATTTAGTGGATAAGCAAGAGAAAGCGGCTTTTAATACACCCGAGGGTAGGGCTGGTTTTAAATACTGGGTGGATCTATATCAGCAGGGACTATTACCTAAGGAATGTTTAACTCAGGGTCATCGTCACGCTATTGATCTATATCAGTCGGGAGAAACTGCATTTTTGGCATCGGGGGCTGAGTTTTTAAAAACTATTGCCAACAATGCTCCACAAATCGCTAAGTCTTCTACCATAGCTCCCCAAATTACGGGTAATACGGGTAAAAAAAATGTAGCTGTGATGAATGTTGTTATTCCTCGTAGCAGTAAAAATCCGGATGCAGCACTCAAATTTGCTTTGTTTGTTACCAATGATGACAATCAATTAGGTTTTGCAAAAGCAGCTAATGTTTTACCATCAACTGTTAGAGCATTATCTAACAGTTATTTTCGGGAAGTTCCTGCTAATGCTTCTACTGTGGAAAAAGCACGTATTATCAGTGCGCAAGAAATGCAAAAGGCTCAGGTTTTAACTCCTAAAATGAAGGATTTTAAATTGCTACAAAGGGCAATTTACGAAAATCTTCAAGCAGCAATGTTGGGACGAAAAACTGTAGATCAAGCTGTTGCTGATGCTGCCAAACAATGGGATAGTAGGTAG
- a CDS encoding photosystem II protein Y: protein MNIDTRIVIVLAPLVIAASWAAFNIGAAALRQVQAFLNKEA, encoded by the coding sequence ATGAACATTGATACCCGCATAGTAATTGTCCTAGCACCCTTAGTTATTGCCGCAAGCTGGGCTGCCTTTAATATAGGTGCTGCAGCTCTAAGACAAGTACAAGCCTTTTTAAATAAAGAAGCCTAA